One part of the Vitis riparia cultivar Riparia Gloire de Montpellier isolate 1030 chromosome 8, EGFV_Vit.rip_1.0, whole genome shotgun sequence genome encodes these proteins:
- the LOC117921128 gene encoding LOW QUALITY PROTEIN: ethylene-insensitive protein 2 (The sequence of the model RefSeq protein was modified relative to this genomic sequence to represent the inferred CDS: inserted 1 base in 1 codon), translated as MEAEISNANHMPDVRHQFLPAVFPMLLISIGYVDPGKWAAVVEGGARFGFDLVALMLVFNFAAVLCQCLAARIGVVTGRDLAQICSDEYDKSTCMLLGIQTELSMIALDLTMILGIAHGLHLMFGADLFSCVFLTAIDAVLFPLFATLLENGKAKFLCIWMVGFVLLCYALGVLISLPEIPLSINGMPTKFSGESAFALMSLLGANIMPHNFYLHSSIVKRHQGLPNVSKAALCHSHIFAILFVFSGIFLLNYVLMNAAANVFYSTGLVLLTFQDAMSLMDQVFRSPIAPVFFLLVLFLCNQITALTWDLGGQVVLHHLLRMDIPGWLHHATIRIIAIIPALYCVRTSGAEGAYQLLLFMQVMVAMFLPSSVIPLVRVASSRPIMGVYKVSQFVEFLAVVALVGMLGLKIIFVVEMIFGNSDWVGNLRWNIGNTTSGSYFLLLTTACTSLCFMLWLAATPLKSASARSDAQAWNWDSPKAVTEPSFEREEIDFMDSRYHGEDPVHKQEPAPALEKSFGSHLDMPVENFDLDLPETIMDSDHGPILTTIEENCSNITFPSSPICHSEKPESTVESVSPTTVVNEVSHVHLLDTSTLKIESVDPVEKTVGIEGDSQIEKDDEEGDAWEPEEASKEISGSSPSLTSEGPGSFRSLSGKSDEGGNGTGSLSRLAGLGRAARRQLAAVLDEFWGQLYDFHGQATPEAKAKKLDLLLGLDSKPAISSLKVDSIKKEFTGYFPSVGGRGSDSLISSSLYDSPRQQTMQSSMDSSYRGVQRGSSSFWSNNIQMLDAYVQNSSRNVLDAGERRYSSLRLPPSSDGLDYQPATVHGYQIASYLSRIAKDKSSDYMNPPIESTPPKSPSLGPANYRDPLSFALGQKLQNGLGSVQASGFQNRAVSRNSALQSERAYYEMCSSGPAETGGIPANTKKYHSLPDISGISVPLRNLYLSDRSAQWDNTVGFGQSIGRTTYDRTSIDHSTYEQSLYSNTGSTTRGPLAFDELSPSKAYRDPFSLPLSTSSDTGSLWSRQPFEQFGVADKTRSVVGEGVGSRPNSITRDASSLLDLEAKLLQSFRHCIVRLIKLEGSDWLFRPNEGADEDLIYRVAAREKFLYEAETRDISWGVNXGEAQYSSSDRKSGSAQLLVSSVPHCGEGCVWRVDLVISFGVWCIHRILDLSFMESRPELWGKYTYVLNRLQGIIDLAFSKPRSPMLPCFCLQIPASHQQRSSPPVSNGILPPAVKSVKGKCTSAAMLLEIIKDVEIAISCRKGRTGTAAGDVAFPKGKENLASVLKRYKRRLSNKPVGTHDNMGSGLRKLPTSSSYGS; from the exons ATGGAAGCTGAGATTTCTAACGCTAACCATATGCCAGATGTTCGGCATCAGTTCCTTCCTGCTGTTTTTCCTATGCTTCTGATATCAATTGGATATGTCGATCCAGGAAAGTGGGCTGCAGTTGTTGAGGGTGGTGCCCGATTTGGGTTTGATCTGGTTGCTCTAATGCTTGTATTCAATTTTGCTGCTGTTTTATGCCAGTGTTTGGCAGCCCGGATTGGTGTTGTGACCGGAAGAGATCTTGCACAG ATTTGCAGTGATGAGTATGACAAGTCCACATGCATGCTCCTTGGAATTCAAACAGAGCTTTCCATGATTGCTCTGGACCTTACTATG ATTCTGGGCATTGCCCATGGACTTCATCTCATGTTTGGGGCAGACTTGTTCAGCTGTGTCTTTTTGACTGCTATTGATGCTGTTTTATTTCCACTTTTTGCCACCCTCCTG GAAAATGGCAAGGCAAAATTCTTATGCATATGGATGGTAGGTTTTGTATTGCTTTGCTATGCTCTTGGAGTACTCATCAGTCTACCAGAAATTCCACTTTCAATTAATGGGATGCCAACAAAGTTCAGTGGGGAGAGTGCATTTGCATTGATGAGTCTTCTTGGAGCTAATATTATGCCTCATAATTTTTATCTCCATTCTTCGATTGTAAAG CGGCATCAAGGACTACCAAATGTTTCCAAAGCTGCTTTGTGTCATAGTCATATTTTTGCGATCTTATTCGTCTTCAGTGGCATTTTCTTGCTGAATTATGTGCTGATGAACGCTGCAGCAAATGTGTTCTATAGCACAGGCCTTGTTTTGCTTACATTTCAGGATGCTATGTCTCTAATGGATCAG GTATTTAGGAGTCCAATTGCACCTGTTTTCTTTTTACTGGTTCTATTTCTATGTAATCAAATCACAGCATTAACCTGGGATCTTGGCGGACAAGTAGTCTTGCATCATTTATTGAGAATGGACATTCCTGGATGGCTTCATCATGCTACAATCAGGATAATTGCGATTATTCCAGCCCTCTACTGTGTGAGGACTTCAGGAGCTGAAGGGGCATATCAGTTGCTTTTGTTCATGCAGGTTATGGTAGCTATGTTCCTTCCATCTTCTGTCATCCCCCTTGTCCGGGTTGCCTCCTCAAGACCAATAATGGGTGTCTACAAAGTTTCTCAGTTTGTGGAGTTCCTCGCCGTAGTTGCATTAGTTGGGATGCTTGGCTTAAAGATCATATTTGTTGTAGAGATGATATTTGGAAACAGTGATTGGGTGGGTAACTTGCGATGGAACATTGGGAATACTACATCTGGCTCATATTTTCTTCTACTCACCACTGCATGTACATCACTCTGTTTTATGCTTTGGCTGGCTGCCACCCCATTAAAATCTGCTAGTGCCAGATCAGATGCACAGGCATGGAACTGGGATTCACCAAAGGCTGTAACTGAGCCATCCTTTGAGAGAGAGGAAATCGATTTTATGGACTCTAGATATCATGGAGAGGATCCTGTTCACAAGCAAGAACCAGCACCAGCGTTGGAGAAATCCTTTGGGAGTCATTTGGATATGCCAGTGGAAAATTTTGATCTTGATTTGCCTGAAACAATCATGGATTCTGATCACGGGCCTATATTGACTACTATTGAAGAGAATTGTTCTAATATTACATTTCCCAGCTCCCCAATATGTCACTCAGAGAAACCAGAATCCACAGTAGAGTCAGTATCACCCACCACTGTGGTTAATGAAGTCTCTCATGTTCACTTGCTGGATACCAGCACCTTGAAGATTGAATCAGTGGACCCAGTTGAAAAGACTGTTGGAATAGAAGGAGACTCACAGATTGAGAAGGATGACGAGGAGGGAGATGCTTGGGAGCCTGAAGAAGCTTCCAAAGAGATTTCTGGAAGCAGCCCTTCTTTGACATCTGAGGGTCCAGGATCATTTAGGAGTCTCAGTGGGAAAAGTGATGAAGGTGGGAATGGTACTGGAAGTCTTTCAAGACTAGCTGGGTTGGGTCGTGCTGCAAGACGTCAGTTAGCTGCAGTTCTTGATGAGTTTTGGGGACAATTGTATGATTTCCATGGTCAGGCAACTCCAGAAGCAAAGGCTAAGAAACTGGATTTGTTGCTGGGGCTAGATTCAAAACCTGCGATTTCCTCACTGAAAGTGGACAGTATCAAGAAGGAATTTACTGGGTACTTCCCATCTGTGGGAGGAAGAGGATCAGATTCCCTGATCAGTTCAAGTTTATATGATTCCCCCAGGCAGCAGACAATGCAAAGCAGTATGGATTCTTCTTATAGGGGGGTTCAAAGGGGGTCTTCTTCATTTTGGTCCAACAACATTCAAATGCTGGATGCATATGTGCAAAATTCCAGCCGCAATGTTCTTGATGCTGGTGAGAGGCGCTACTCTAGTTTGCGTCTTCCACCCTCTTCTGATGGCTTGGATTATCAGCCAGCCACTGTACATGGATATCAGATTGCCTCTTATCTCAGTCGTATTGCTAAGGATAAAAGTTCGGATTATATGAATCCCCCAATTGAGTCAACACCCCCAAAATCCCCTTCTTTGGGCCCTGCAAACTATAGAGATCCACTTTCTTTTGCTTTGGGGCAAAAGCTGCAAAATGGGTTAGGCTCTGTACAAGCATCTGGTTTTCAGAACCGTGCAGTATCGAGAAACAGTGCTTTGCAATCTGAAAGAGCATATTATGAAATGTGCTCCTCAGGACCTGCCGAGACTGGGGGGATTCCAGCCAATACAAAGAAGTACCATAGTTTGCCTGATATTTCAGGAATCTCAGTTCCTCTTCGGAATTTATATTTGTCTGATAGGAGTGCTCAATGGGACAATACTGTTGGTTTTGGGCAATCTATTGGTCGAACAACCTATGATCGCACATCTATTGATCATTCAACCTATGAACAATCCCTGTACTCAAATACTGGTTCGACAACCCGGGGTCCTCTGGCATTTGATGAACTCTCTCCATCAAAAGCATATAGAGATCCTTTTTCCTTGCCATTGAGTACAAGTTCAGACACTGGATCCCTCTGGTCTAGACAGCCTTTTGAGCAGTTTGGTGTGGCTGATAAAACTCGTAGTGTTGTGGGTGAAGGAGTTGGAAGTAGGCCAAATTCAATTACTCGAGATGCTTCTTCTCTTCTGGATTTGGAGGCCAAGCTTCTTCAATCTTTCCGACATTGTATTGTGAGGCTCATCAAACTGGAAGGATCTGATTGGTTGTTTAGACCGAATGAAGGTGCAGATGAGGATCTTATTTATCGTGTTGCTGCGAGGGAGAAATTTCTTTATGAGGCTGAAACCAGAGATATTAGCTGGGGGGTTA ATGGGGAGGCTCAGTACTCTTCTTCTGATAGGAAATCTGGTTCTGCACAACTGCTTGTTTCCTCGGTTCCTCATTGTGGAGAGGGCTGTGTATGGAGAGTGGATTTGGTAATAAGCTTTGGGGTGTGGTGCATTCATCGAATTCTTGATCTGTCCTTTATGGAAAGCCGACCAGAGCTATGGGGAAAATATACTTATGTACTCAACCGTCTTCag GGAATAATCGACCTGGCCTTCTCAAAGCCTCGTTCTCCAATGCTCCCATGCTTCTGCCTTCAAATTCCAGCATCACACCAGCAAAGGTCAAGCCCACCAGTCTCAAATGGGATTTTGCCCCCTGCGGTAAAATCAGTCAAGGGGAAATGCACGAGTGCAGCTATGCTATTAGAGATAATCAAGGATGTGGAGATTGCTATATCTTGCCGAAAGGGTAGAACAGGGACTGCAGCTGGCGATGTGGCTTTCCCCAAAGGAAAAGAGAATCTGGCATCTGTTCTCAAGCGCTACAAGCGTCGTTTATCCAACAAACCTGTTGGAACCCACGATAATATGGGGTCTGGGTTGCGAAAACTTCCGACTTCATCGTCTTATGGCTCATAG